One window of the bacterium genome contains the following:
- the mce gene encoding methylmalonyl-CoA epimerase: MSELPFRILQIDHIGIATSSKDPLAKFFATLGIPNLGSETIADQHVVTEMHDVSSIHLEVLNATDEESPIAKFIAKKGEGFHHLAFRVDNLEAALAYLSSQGIQLIDTKPRKGAGGKLIAFLHPKSTGGILVELSQIDHA; this comes from the coding sequence ATGTCAGAACTACCGTTTCGAATTCTCCAGATCGATCACATCGGTATCGCAACTTCGTCGAAAGACCCCTTAGCGAAATTCTTTGCCACGTTGGGCATTCCGAATCTCGGTTCCGAAACCATCGCTGATCAGCATGTCGTTACTGAAATGCATGATGTATCATCTATTCATTTGGAAGTGTTAAACGCGACCGATGAAGAATCACCGATTGCCAAGTTTATAGCGAAAAAAGGGGAAGGATTCCACCACTTGGCATTTCGAGTCGACAATTTGGAAGCGGCATTGGCATACCTTTCCAGTCAAGGCATTCAACTGATTGACACCAAGCCGCGCAAGGGCGCTGGTGGAAAACTAATCGCATTTCTCCACCCGAAATCTACCGGCGGCATTCTCGTGGAATTATCGCAAATCGATCACGCATGA